The proteins below come from a single Gimesia alba genomic window:
- a CDS encoding YybH family protein, producing MKLSVSLALILSLSVAANIFSENSAPPTISGGSTSELVALKAANQAFVKAFNHRDASAIAEMWDEDGDYIDETGTHYVGRDAIHAEFENYFHSSYGRKIKVHANSIRFLRPDIVLIDGTSEVDPAPEGKPVVGRFSAIRIKKDGKWLLTSVRESAEEVPSNYEHLKPLEWMIGEWVDREDSSSIYTSAVWSKNKNFILRKFKVNLKGRIVLSGTQRVGWDPIRKQIKSWTFDTDGGVAEGYWSQQGNRWVVQKVGVLQDGTRATATNTYTFKENDEDSFLWKSENRIVGNVHEPDIDQVKVVRLPPALDSK from the coding sequence ATGAAGCTGTCTGTGTCTCTCGCGCTGATTCTCTCTCTTTCAGTCGCTGCCAATATATTTTCCGAGAACTCCGCTCCGCCGACGATCTCGGGTGGCTCCACTTCTGAACTGGTGGCTCTTAAAGCAGCGAATCAGGCGTTTGTGAAAGCCTTTAATCATCGCGATGCGAGTGCGATCGCTGAAATGTGGGATGAAGACGGCGATTACATCGATGAAACCGGCACGCATTACGTGGGCCGCGATGCGATTCATGCCGAATTCGAAAACTATTTCCATTCCAGCTACGGACGAAAAATTAAAGTGCATGCGAATTCCATTCGCTTTCTCCGTCCTGATATTGTGCTGATTGATGGCACCTCGGAAGTTGATCCTGCACCCGAAGGAAAACCGGTCGTCGGCCGTTTCTCCGCGATTCGTATTAAAAAAGATGGAAAGTGGTTACTCACTTCCGTACGTGAGTCAGCGGAAGAAGTTCCTTCGAACTACGAACATTTAAAGCCTCTGGAATGGATGATTGGAGAGTGGGTGGATCGGGAAGATTCTTCCAGCATCTATACCTCAGCTGTCTGGAGTAAGAATAAAAACTTCATTCTCCGCAAATTCAAAGTCAATCTAAAAGGCCGCATTGTCCTGTCTGGGACACAACGCGTTGGCTGGGATCCGATCAGAAAACAGATTAAAAGCTGGACCTTCGATACCGACGGCGGAGTGGCTGAAGGATACTGGTCGCAGCAAGGCAATCGCTGGGTGGTACAGAAAGTCGGTGTACTCCAGGATGGCACACGTGCGACTGCAACAAACACTTATACTTTCAAAGAAAACGACGAAGACAGTTTTCTCTGGAAATCGGAAAACCGAATAGTCGGAAACGTACACGAACCAGATATCGATCAAGTAAAAGTGGTCCGCTTACCACCTGCACTTGACTCTAAATAA
- the folD gene encoding bifunctional methylenetetrahydrofolate dehydrogenase/methenyltetrahydrofolate cyclohydrolase FolD gives MSAEIIDGKALSASFREQIAQEVAQFKAESQVVPHLTAILVGDDPASAVYVRNKERACEKAGIQSTLKRLPAETTEAELIDLVQQLNADPEVHGILVQLPLPKHINETAILDIVNPLKDVDAFHPENVGLIVQGRPRYLPCTPYGIQQMILSTKMETGGKHAVILGRSEIVGKPMAMLLIQRGVGADATVTICHSRTQNLKEIVRSADIIIAAIGQPEFVTADMVKPGAIVIDVGINRVDGKLVGDVAFESVKEVASAITPVPGGVGPMTIAMLLKNTLAAARILTGKLSD, from the coding sequence GTGTCTGCAGAAATTATTGATGGCAAAGCCCTCTCCGCTTCGTTTCGTGAACAGATCGCTCAGGAAGTGGCGCAGTTCAAAGCGGAATCGCAGGTAGTTCCGCATTTGACGGCGATTCTGGTCGGTGACGATCCGGCAAGTGCCGTCTATGTTCGGAATAAAGAGCGCGCCTGTGAAAAAGCGGGCATTCAAAGTACGCTGAAACGGCTGCCCGCTGAAACGACTGAAGCCGAATTGATTGATCTAGTGCAGCAATTGAATGCTGATCCAGAAGTGCATGGGATCCTCGTTCAACTTCCGCTGCCAAAACACATCAACGAAACGGCGATTTTGGATATCGTGAATCCATTGAAAGACGTCGACGCTTTTCATCCTGAAAACGTTGGTTTGATTGTTCAGGGACGTCCTCGTTACCTGCCTTGCACGCCTTATGGAATTCAGCAGATGATCCTCTCCACCAAAATGGAGACAGGGGGAAAGCACGCGGTCATTTTAGGACGTAGTGAAATTGTAGGAAAACCGATGGCTATGCTGCTGATTCAGCGTGGTGTTGGGGCTGATGCAACCGTTACCATCTGTCACAGTCGTACTCAGAATCTGAAAGAGATCGTACGCTCGGCCGATATCATTATCGCCGCCATTGGTCAGCCCGAATTTGTGACTGCAGACATGGTCAAGCCTGGTGCGATTGTCATTGATGTCGGCATCAATCGCGTAGATGGAAAGCTCGTCGGTGATGTCGCGTTTGAATCCGTGAAAGAAGTTGCCTCAGCGATTACGCCTGTTCCCGGCGGAGTCGGGCCGATGACCATTGCCATGCTCTTGAAAAATACATTAGCAGCTGCCCGGATTCTGACTGGAAAGCTATCCGATTGA
- a CDS encoding phosphatidylglycerophosphatase A family protein — protein MRNLKKQSILLFATGLGIGLIPKVPGTFGSLLGPPLVLGMLWLNLSLPVYLLVSVVLFLVGVYLCDRGAKILGLDDPGCIVFDEIGAFTVVLLPVFDRAIDLRFLWYSVIAFLWFRLFDIWKPWPVRYFDRIHGGWGIMADDYVAAIYAAICLYLTLILLGWF, from the coding sequence ATGAGAAACCTCAAAAAGCAATCTATTCTGCTGTTCGCCACCGGACTGGGAATTGGCCTGATTCCCAAGGTCCCCGGGACATTCGGCAGCCTGTTAGGACCCCCGCTGGTTTTAGGGATGTTGTGGCTCAATCTCTCCTTGCCCGTTTATCTTCTGGTCTCCGTGGTCCTGTTTCTGGTGGGCGTTTACCTCTGTGATCGCGGCGCCAAAATTCTGGGCCTGGACGACCCTGGCTGTATTGTTTTTGATGAAATTGGCGCGTTTACGGTCGTGTTGCTGCCTGTCTTTGATCGGGCCATCGATCTGCGGTTCTTATGGTATTCGGTGATTGCTTTTCTCTGGTTCCGTCTGTTTGACATCTGGAAGCCGTGGCCGGTTCGATATTTTGATCGGATTCATGGCGGCTGGGGCATCATGGCAGATGACTATGTGGCCGCCATTTACGCCGCGATTTGCCTTTACCTTACATTAATTCTGTTGGGGTGGTTTTAG
- a CDS encoding NADPH-dependent assimilatory sulfite reductase hemoprotein subunit — protein MTSQEGPKLSKLEHLKAGSRQLRGTIAEELLNDSDEFTGDSTQLLKHHGTYQQDNRDLRKAKNPDGTRKGKAYSCMIRTRVPGGKVTPEQFLAELDLCDQYGDGTVRLTTRQAFQLHGVIKGNLRAAIKGINDSKLTTLAACGDVNRNVMACPAPYKNNPIFDSMQDMAYAIAEHLRPKTTSYFDLWITDEEGNKTNAAEFQPVEEPIYGKTYLPRKFKIGIALPEDNCVDIFTQDIGLLAIVEDDAIIGYNFYVGGGMGVTPSNKKTYPALGKPLGFVENDQVLAVAEAVVKVQRDFGNREDRKQARMKYLVDNLGIETFREKVAEYLGSAITAPRDVEVTGIDDHMGWHEQGDGKLFLGVNIENGRIKDDGDLKIKTGLRKILETYGFNSRITAKQSVIFCDIDPADKEDIEKILADHGMKRADELSVIRRLSMACPALPMCGLSITESERVLPDLITEFEEELERLGLQDEQISVNMTGCPNGCARPYVPDIGLVGKAVGKYTLYLGGNSLGTRLSFVYDDLVPMGEITSRLSPLLEYFKEAREAGELFGDFCHRMGKEALQEKAGLAAK, from the coding sequence ATGACATCCCAAGAAGGCCCCAAGCTTTCCAAACTGGAACATCTCAAAGCAGGCAGCCGCCAGCTTCGTGGAACCATTGCTGAAGAACTATTGAATGACAGCGATGAGTTCACCGGCGATTCCACGCAGCTCTTGAAACACCACGGCACTTATCAGCAGGATAACCGTGATCTCAGAAAAGCCAAGAATCCGGACGGAACCCGCAAGGGAAAAGCGTATAGCTGCATGATCCGTACCCGGGTTCCCGGCGGTAAAGTCACCCCGGAACAATTCCTGGCCGAGTTGGATTTATGCGATCAATATGGCGACGGCACCGTGCGTTTGACAACACGTCAGGCATTCCAGTTGCACGGTGTGATTAAAGGCAACCTGCGTGCAGCCATTAAAGGAATCAATGACTCCAAGCTAACCACGCTGGCCGCCTGTGGTGACGTGAACCGAAACGTGATGGCATGCCCTGCCCCATACAAAAACAATCCGATCTTCGATTCGATGCAGGACATGGCATACGCGATCGCTGAGCATTTGCGACCGAAAACAACATCGTACTTCGATTTGTGGATCACGGACGAAGAAGGCAACAAGACTAACGCAGCAGAGTTCCAGCCGGTAGAAGAACCGATCTACGGCAAAACGTATCTGCCGCGTAAGTTCAAAATTGGCATCGCTCTGCCTGAAGACAACTGTGTTGATATTTTTACGCAGGACATTGGCCTGTTGGCGATTGTCGAAGACGATGCCATTATCGGCTACAACTTCTATGTCGGTGGCGGTATGGGAGTCACTCCCAGTAACAAGAAAACCTACCCTGCTCTCGGTAAACCTCTGGGCTTTGTTGAAAATGATCAGGTGCTCGCGGTTGCGGAAGCGGTCGTCAAAGTCCAACGCGATTTTGGTAACCGGGAAGACCGCAAACAGGCACGTATGAAATATCTGGTCGACAATCTGGGTATTGAAACGTTCCGGGAAAAAGTGGCCGAATATCTGGGTTCAGCGATCACAGCCCCCCGCGATGTGGAAGTCACGGGAATTGACGACCACATGGGCTGGCATGAACAGGGGGATGGCAAACTGTTCCTCGGCGTAAATATTGAAAATGGCCGGATCAAAGATGATGGAGACCTCAAGATTAAAACCGGTCTCCGCAAGATTCTGGAGACTTACGGGTTCAACTCACGTATCACTGCGAAACAGAGTGTCATCTTCTGTGATATTGATCCTGCGGATAAAGAGGACATTGAAAAGATTCTGGCAGACCATGGCATGAAACGCGCCGATGAACTCTCGGTAATTCGTCGCCTCTCAATGGCGTGCCCTGCCCTGCCGATGTGTGGCTTGTCGATTACCGAATCAGAACGCGTACTGCCGGATCTGATTACTGAGTTCGAGGAAGAACTGGAGAGACTGGGACTGCAGGACGAACAAATTTCAGTTAATATGACGGGCTGCCCGAATGGTTGTGCCCGCCCTTATGTTCCTGATATCGGACTGGTCGGAAAAGCGGTTGGTAAATACACGCTGTACCTGGGCGGCAACTCACTGGGAACTCGCCTGTCATTCGTCTATGACGATCTGGTTCCAATGGGGGAAATCACCAGCCGGCTCTCGCCTTTACTGGAATACTTCAAAGAAGCTCGTGAGGCTGGCGAATTGTTTGGCGATTTCTGTCATCGCATGGGCAAGGAAGCATTACAGGAAAAAGCAGGTCTGGCAGCGAAGTAA
- a CDS encoding 2-isopropylmalate synthase, with protein sequence MSNDTVKIFDTTLRDGEQSPGCSMTTAEKMKVAKELVELGVDIIEAGFPIASPGDFEAVRKIANEFGSQTTICGLARCRKDDIDRAWEALKDAEKSRIHVFLATSSIHREHKLKMNKEQIVETAVEMVKRARDYCPDIEFSPEDAARTEKDFLCEVVEKAIDAGATTVNIPDTVGYATPAHFHDVIRTLKNNVPNIDRAIISTHCHNDLGLAVANSLAAVEAGARQIECTINGLGERAGNCALEEVVMALKTRADYYGVHTNINTKRLYPISHLVSTVTGMTVQRNKAIVGKNAFAHEAGIHQHGVLQERTTYEIMHPEDVGYVGTNLVLGKHSGRHAFRDRVQSLGHTLDDETFERIFNEFIALADKKKEVYDADIVALIENQVTDAPEKWKIARFHTSAGTGTIATATIELADENGKIHCDAATGDGPVDAVFRALERISGITAVLEQYHVGSVSSGKDAQGEVRVEVRINGELFTGRSVSTDIIESSAKAYLQAINKAAAKLEN encoded by the coding sequence ATGTCCAACGACACAGTAAAGATTTTTGACACCACCTTGAGAGACGGTGAACAATCGCCTGGTTGCAGTATGACAACCGCCGAAAAGATGAAAGTGGCTAAGGAACTTGTGGAACTGGGCGTGGATATCATAGAAGCCGGTTTCCCTATCGCCTCCCCAGGCGATTTCGAAGCGGTCCGCAAAATTGCCAATGAATTCGGAAGCCAGACAACAATCTGTGGATTGGCCCGCTGTCGTAAAGACGATATCGACCGAGCCTGGGAAGCCTTGAAAGACGCGGAGAAATCCCGCATTCACGTGTTTCTCGCGACCAGTTCGATCCACCGCGAACATAAACTGAAAATGAACAAGGAACAGATCGTAGAGACCGCCGTCGAAATGGTGAAGCGGGCCCGCGATTACTGCCCTGATATCGAATTCTCACCTGAAGATGCTGCCCGTACCGAGAAAGACTTCCTGTGTGAAGTCGTCGAAAAAGCAATTGACGCCGGGGCGACGACCGTTAACATCCCTGATACCGTCGGCTATGCGACGCCGGCTCATTTTCACGATGTGATCAGAACGCTGAAGAACAATGTGCCTAACATTGACCGGGCGATAATCAGCACCCACTGCCACAACGATCTTGGGCTCGCGGTTGCCAATAGTCTGGCTGCCGTCGAAGCGGGCGCACGACAGATTGAATGTACAATTAACGGCTTAGGCGAACGGGCTGGCAACTGTGCGCTGGAAGAAGTCGTCATGGCATTGAAAACACGTGCCGACTATTACGGCGTGCACACGAATATCAATACCAAGCGTCTGTACCCGATCAGCCACCTTGTTTCGACGGTCACCGGTATGACGGTTCAACGGAATAAAGCCATCGTGGGAAAAAATGCGTTTGCCCATGAGGCCGGCATTCACCAGCACGGCGTTCTTCAGGAACGAACGACCTATGAAATTATGCATCCGGAGGATGTTGGTTATGTGGGCACGAACCTTGTGCTCGGTAAGCATAGCGGGCGGCATGCATTTCGCGACCGGGTTCAGTCTTTGGGACATACGTTGGATGATGAAACGTTCGAGCGGATCTTCAATGAGTTTATTGCATTAGCAGACAAGAAAAAGGAAGTCTATGATGCCGATATTGTCGCTTTGATCGAGAATCAGGTGACGGACGCACCGGAAAAATGGAAAATCGCCCGCTTCCACACCTCTGCCGGAACAGGCACCATTGCCACGGCGACGATCGAACTGGCAGATGAAAACGGAAAAATTCACTGCGATGCTGCGACCGGCGATGGCCCGGTAGATGCGGTGTTTCGGGCACTGGAACGGATTTCGGGAATCACCGCTGTTTTGGAACAATACCATGTCGGCAGCGTTTCCAGCGGAAAGGATGCACAAGGGGAAGTGCGTGTGGAAGTTCGCATTAACGGAGAATTGTTTACCGGCCGCAGTGTGAGCACCGATATTATTGAGTCGAGTGCGAAAGCGTATCTGCAGGCGATCAACAAGGCAGCCGCCAAACTGGAAAACTGA
- a CDS encoding ArnT family glycosyltransferase, with protein sequence MQNQLRTSKGFWSAISILLLFQFCLGLYSAQKLTVTHDEYWHLPVGLLGWETGRFDYDRLNPPLIRTWAAVPLLFTSAKAGAPARSSDPADYGDAFLQANPENYHQYYALGRIPILLLSIASGLLLAVWARELFGTLSACLAVLLWTMSPNILANAALGTQDLAIAGFFLATVYCGWKFAKQVSWKWALITGLILGLAQITKYTAILLVPILMIQWFLLRVKNTDVNHDIPRKTILARWGVLLLVSCFVLNAGYLFQGSFQPISAYQFQSSELKVLNQLPPLLQNIPLPLPRDYLMGFDLQRFIMQQSHPTFLDSEWTRTGFRSYYLYTLIYKLPHGVQFLLLLAAFQWFKQRNQSDYISLRTLGMLLTPVVLLVCIASLSNNQLGLRYILPVLPFLFLLIAPLAEQLDLEKNKLYSYAIIVAALTLPFSLRFAPDHLAYFNELSGGPENGGLHLIDSNLDWGQDLYRLKEYLKQHKVDDLGLAYFGTVPPSTLGVPYRLPPEFHPEPGTYAISASLLQGRPYSIRKQDGSRHNLGNDALGYLRFFKPKARLGYSINVYELTPEDVIRWQTAVSRVQRGLPIN encoded by the coding sequence ATGCAGAATCAATTACGAACAAGTAAAGGATTCTGGTCTGCAATCAGCATTCTCCTGCTATTTCAATTCTGCCTGGGGCTGTATTCCGCTCAAAAATTGACGGTCACTCATGACGAATATTGGCATTTGCCCGTTGGTTTACTTGGCTGGGAAACCGGTCGGTTTGACTATGATCGACTGAATCCTCCCCTGATTCGAACCTGGGCAGCGGTGCCTCTGTTATTCACATCAGCGAAGGCGGGTGCCCCCGCTCGCTCGTCAGATCCTGCGGACTATGGAGACGCCTTTCTCCAGGCAAACCCGGAAAACTACCATCAGTATTATGCACTGGGACGGATTCCGATTCTTCTGCTTTCAATCGCATCGGGGCTGCTGCTGGCAGTATGGGCGCGTGAGCTGTTTGGAACACTCTCAGCCTGTCTGGCAGTTCTGCTCTGGACGATGAGTCCTAATATTCTAGCCAACGCGGCTCTGGGGACACAGGATCTGGCAATCGCGGGGTTCTTCCTGGCAACGGTTTACTGTGGCTGGAAGTTTGCAAAGCAGGTTTCATGGAAATGGGCTCTGATCACCGGCTTGATTCTGGGGCTGGCACAAATCACCAAATACACGGCAATCCTGCTGGTGCCGATTCTGATGATCCAATGGTTTCTGCTGCGGGTGAAAAACACTGATGTCAACCATGACATCCCCCGAAAAACGATCCTGGCCCGATGGGGAGTGCTCCTGCTGGTAAGTTGCTTTGTGTTGAATGCCGGCTACTTGTTTCAAGGCAGTTTTCAGCCTATCAGTGCCTATCAATTTCAAAGTTCCGAACTCAAAGTTTTAAACCAGCTCCCTCCGCTGCTGCAAAACATCCCCTTGCCCCTTCCTCGGGATTACTTAATGGGCTTCGACCTGCAACGCTTCATCATGCAGCAGTCGCATCCCACCTTTCTGGATTCCGAATGGACGCGAACCGGCTTTCGCAGCTATTACCTTTACACGCTGATTTATAAGCTGCCTCACGGCGTTCAGTTTTTACTTCTGCTGGCTGCTTTTCAATGGTTCAAACAGCGAAACCAATCAGACTACATATCACTCCGAACCCTGGGAATGCTGCTGACGCCAGTGGTGTTATTAGTCTGCATCGCCAGTCTGTCGAATAATCAACTGGGTTTGAGATACATTCTGCCCGTGCTCCCGTTCCTGTTTTTATTGATTGCCCCTCTGGCGGAACAACTGGATCTTGAGAAGAATAAGCTCTATTCCTACGCGATCATTGTCGCCGCTCTGACGCTGCCCTTTTCGCTCCGATTTGCTCCAGATCACTTAGCGTATTTTAATGAACTGTCTGGTGGACCGGAAAATGGTGGCTTACATTTGATCGACTCGAATCTCGATTGGGGGCAGGATCTGTACCGGCTGAAAGAGTATCTGAAACAACACAAGGTGGACGACCTTGGTCTGGCCTACTTCGGGACAGTGCCTCCCTCTACTCTGGGCGTTCCCTATCGCCTGCCACCCGAATTTCATCCTGAGCCGGGAACTTATGCCATCAGTGCCAGCCTGTTACAGGGGCGTCCCTATTCCATTCGCAAACAGGACGGAAGTCGTCATAATCTGGGGAACGATGCTTTGGGTTATCTCCGTTTCTTCAAACCCAAAGCGCGGCTGGGATATTCGATCAATGTTTATGAACTGACACCGGAAGATGTGATTCGCTGGCAAACAGCGGTGAGCCGCGTCCAGAGGGGACTTCCCATCAACTAA
- the mobA gene encoding molybdenum cofactor guanylyltransferase, producing MSNSNKKMKIGGIILCGGESTRMNYPKALLPVGNELMLQRVVRIVSSVVSPVAVMASQDQKLPELPDSVIVVHDRESGAGPLSVIGHGLEVLKNQCDAAYVSGCDTPLIQTEFIEMIISRLGKNQLAMVQEGKWFHPLAAIYRTSLVESIQQLLSENKRRPLDLAETVEACFINSEDLREVDPHLLGLQNINTREQYHNLLQEMGLDTTSPMPFE from the coding sequence ATGTCAAACTCAAACAAAAAAATGAAGATCGGCGGGATCATTCTCTGTGGTGGAGAAAGTACACGTATGAATTATCCCAAGGCGCTACTGCCAGTGGGAAATGAACTCATGTTACAACGGGTCGTGCGAATCGTTTCTTCCGTTGTTTCCCCTGTGGCTGTGATGGCCTCGCAAGATCAGAAGCTACCCGAGCTGCCTGATTCAGTGATTGTCGTACACGATCGGGAATCCGGGGCAGGCCCGTTGTCCGTCATTGGACACGGGTTGGAAGTTCTGAAAAATCAGTGTGATGCTGCTTATGTTTCAGGCTGCGATACCCCCTTGATTCAGACAGAGTTCATTGAAATGATTATTTCCCGGCTGGGGAAAAATCAACTGGCGATGGTTCAAGAAGGGAAATGGTTTCATCCTCTGGCAGCCATTTATCGGACATCGCTGGTTGAGTCGATTCAGCAATTGTTAAGTGAAAACAAACGGCGGCCTCTCGATCTGGCTGAAACTGTGGAAGCCTGTTTTATAAATTCCGAGGATCTACGCGAAGTTGACCCTCATTTGCTGGGACTGCAGAATATAAATACCCGCGAGCAATATCATAATCTGCTGCAAGAGATGGGACTGGATACGACCTCCCCTATGCCATTTGAGTAA
- a CDS encoding YkgJ family cysteine cluster protein, giving the protein MSDQNSEQEPWYRDGLQFTCTQCGNCCTGDPGVVWVDDSEIEAIAELTGKSKGEILLMHTRLYAGRRSLTEFANGDCTFFDPEKRGCTIYEARPTQCRTWPFWNSNLETKASWDALSPDCPGAGKGAFISFEEIQKRASQTDL; this is encoded by the coding sequence ATGAGTGATCAGAATTCTGAACAAGAACCCTGGTATCGTGATGGATTACAATTTACCTGTACTCAATGCGGTAACTGTTGCACGGGAGATCCCGGTGTTGTGTGGGTCGATGATTCAGAAATCGAGGCGATCGCAGAACTAACGGGAAAATCAAAAGGGGAAATCTTATTGATGCATACCCGGCTTTATGCTGGGCGGCGTTCATTAACTGAATTTGCGAACGGTGACTGCACGTTTTTCGATCCGGAGAAACGAGGCTGCACCATATATGAAGCCCGTCCCACCCAATGCCGTACCTGGCCGTTCTGGAACTCAAACCTTGAAACTAAAGCGAGTTGGGACGCTCTCTCACCAGATTGTCCGGGTGCAGGCAAAGGAGCGTTTATCAGTTTTGAAGAAATCCAAAAGCGTGCTTCACAAACAGACTTATAA